The uncultured Sunxiuqinia sp. genomic sequence GCGAGCTTTATTTTTGGAGTATCTGGATGTGTTTGTTTTAATCGCAGCGTTGGTGATTGCCACCTGGTTTGTAGTTAAAAAGCGTTCGCGTAGGGGGGTGATGTGGACCTCTGTTTTTGCCTTACTTTATTTTGGTTTTTTTCGCGAAGGATGCATTTGCGCCATTGGAGCGATTCAAAATGTCACACTCGCCATTTTTGATCCTACGTATGTTTTGCCATTTACAGCGTTGGCCTTTTTTGTCATTCCGTTGGTCGTAACGCTTTTCTACGGAAGGACTTTTTGTGCTGCTGTCTGTCCGTTGGGGGCTATTCAGGATTTAGTCGCTTTTCGACCGATTGAGATTCCCAAATGGCTGCAAAAAATATTGGGGATGATTCCCTACTTATATCTGGGCTTAGCTATTTTATATGCCGCAACCCGGTCTGAGTTTTTAATCTGCCGATATGATCCGTTTGTTGGTATCTTTCGCTTCGATGCTGAATTTCAAATGTTACTGCTTGGCGGACTATTTTTACTTGTAGGAATTTTTGTTGCCCGTCCTTATTGCCGCTTTTTCTGTCCTTACGGCGTGCTGCTTGGGTGGATGTCAACGTTCTCCCAAAAGCACATGAGCATAACCCCGTCCAACTGTATTCAGTGTAAGTTGTGTGCCAACTCATGTCCTTATGGAGTCATTGAAAAACCGGAGGAAGAACAAGGAAACCGGCGATCAAATGTACAACGGCTAATGACTTACTTGTTTTTTATTCCACTGTGGATCGGAATTGGAGGTTTGGCCGGATCAATGTTGCACGGGCCGTTATCCAAATTCAACTCGAAAGTTTATTTGGCAGAACAGCTAGTGGAAAACCCGGAATTGAAGAACGATCCCAACTATATTGATGCCCGTGCTTTTGTACAATCCGGCGAATCAATGGACGAACTTGTAAAAGAAGCCAGGGAAATTAGAAGTCAATTTTACTGGGGAGGTTGGATTTTGGGAGGATTTATGGGCTTGGTTGTTGGACTGACCCTTTTAAAACTGGCTTCGCATAGAAACCGTCATGACTATGAACCCGATAAAACCAATTGCTTAAGTTGTGGACGATGTATGGATTATTGCCCGGTGAAGAACTAAATCGATAGAAAATAAAATGAATTGGACGATTAACGATAAAATGAACTTGGCGAAAGGTATCACCTGGATTGCCGCTCTTTTTAGTTTGGTGGTTAGCTTGATGCTAATTGCCAATTACCTGCAATTAGAAAGCGTAGACCCATTGGAAAGTCCGGCTTTGCAAACCTTGGTTGAACAGCTGCATGATCATCCGAATGACGAAGTATTGAAGGAAAATATCCGGGCACTGGACCTGCTGATTCGGAAGGCGTATTTCACCAGTCAGTGGCAAATTCGGACAGGTGCCTACCTGTTAATATTTAGTGTGCTTGTGTTTGTGTTGGCAATCCGTTATCAAAAATCGCTTCGCTCCGGGCTGGAAGAATTGGAAAGCATTGAAAAGGACGCTTTTCTGGACAAACAGTTAGCACGAAAGTGGTTGGTTTATTCAGGCTTGGGACTTTTTGTTTTCGCTCTGCTGGCGGGCTTCTTGTCAAATGATTTGTTAGACTCGTATGAACCGAAAGGTGCCTTAGCGGATAATCAGGCTGCATCAAATGTTGAGGTTATCGATGTTCAACCAGTGGCAGTTGCTGAGCAAGCCGAAGTTGAAACAGCAACAAAAGAAAAACAAGTTGAAGCAATACCTGAAGAAGAGGTCAGCAATAGTCAAACTGATCATGATTCTCAACAAGATAATTCCCAACCTGAAATAGCGAAAAAGGAAGAACCGAAAGCACAGGTAGCCCAAACCCCTGCAAAATCGGCTGTTCCGACTGAAGAAGAATTTCGGGAGAACTATCCATTTTTTCGGGGACCGGATGGCAATGGAATCACTTACAAAACAAATGTGCCAGACAAATTTGACGCTGCGGCAGGAGAGAATGTGCTTTGGAAAGTTCAGGTTCCTAAACATGGCTACAATTCTCCCATTGTTTGGGGAGACAAGTTATTTGTTTCAGGGGCTGATAAAGAAGCCCGCGAAGTGTATTGTTACGATACAAAAAACGGTGATTTGTTATGGCAAGCTAAGGCTGACCAAATTTCAGGATCACCGGCAAAAATGCCGAGTGTGACGGAAGATACCGGATTGGCTGCTTCAACAATGGCAACCAATGGCAATGCTGTTTTTGCCATTTTCGGAACCGGTGATTTAATCGCACTCGATTTTGAAGGCAAGCGGTTGTGGGCCAAAAATCTGGGTGTCCCCGATAACCACTATGGTCATTCGTCATCGCTCATCATCTATAAGGACAAGCTCATTGTTCAGTATGACACCAATCGTGGCTCTAAAGTGATGGCGCTAAACACGGCTGACGGCTCTGCTCAATGGGAAACCGTGCGCGATGTGCGAATTTCCTGGGCTTCGCCGGTGTTGGCTGATGTTGATGGGCAAGCACAGCTAATTTTGAATGCTGAACCATTGGTTGCAGGTTATGATCCGGAAACCGGAAAGGAATTATGGACAGTGGAATGCATGATGGGTGAAGTTGGCCCATCGGTTGGCTATTCAGACGGAATGGTTTATGCGGCCAATGAATATGCGACTTTAGCGGCCATTAAAGTGGGGGAGCAGGCTGAAATCGTTTGGGAAGACAGCGAGTATCTGCCGGAAGTTGCCAGTCCGTTAGCGGCTGATGGCTTTTTAATTATTGCCACAAGCTATGGAGTCGTGGCTTGTTATGATGCCAAAGATGGTGCCAAATACTGGGAGCAGGAGTATGGCGATGGTATTTACGCTTCGCCTGTTTATGCTGATGGGAACGTCTACCTGATGGACATGGGGGGTGATTTACATGTCTTCAAACTAGGAAAAGAGTTTCAGTTAGTAGCAGAATCGTCTTTAGGCGAGCGGTCGGTTTGCTCGCCGGTTTTTGCTCAAGGGAAAATGTTTTTACGCGGATTTAATCATTTGTATTGCATTGGAAATTAAAGGAATGACAGAGGAAATTAAACATATCATTACTCAGGTTGACCAGATTGTTCAGCAGAAAGGAAAGACGAAAGGCTCGTTAATTCCAATTTTGCAGGCCATTCAGGACCAATACAACTACCTGCCGGAAGAAGCCTTGCGACACGTTTGCGAGACAACTGAGATTACCCCTGAAAATATCACAGGAGTAGCCAGTTTTTATTCTCAATTTCGAATGCAGCCGGCCGGACAACATATGGTGAAAGTTTGTGTGGGAACAGCTTGCCATGTAAAAGGAGCAATGCAGGTATATGATGCTTTTAAGCGACATTTTAACCTGAATGGCAATGAAGAGACTGATGCAGAAGGAAAATATACACTTGAAAAAGTTTCTTGTCTCGGGTGTTGCACGTTGGCTCCCGTTGTGCAAGTCGATGATATTACATATGGGCACGTGAC encodes the following:
- a CDS encoding 4Fe-4S binding protein; this translates as MNRTAKIFFSISALILSIPVWAQQRFPKPEFETGYVQPSTTQAAPRALFLEYLDVFVLIAALVIATWFVVKKRSRRGVMWTSVFALLYFGFFREGCICAIGAIQNVTLAIFDPTYVLPFTALAFFVIPLVVTLFYGRTFCAAVCPLGAIQDLVAFRPIEIPKWLQKILGMIPYLYLGLAILYAATRSEFLICRYDPFVGIFRFDAEFQMLLLGGLFLLVGIFVARPYCRFFCPYGVLLGWMSTFSQKHMSITPSNCIQCKLCANSCPYGVIEKPEEEQGNRRSNVQRLMTYLFFIPLWIGIGGLAGSMLHGPLSKFNSKVYLAEQLVENPELKNDPNYIDARAFVQSGESMDELVKEAREIRSQFYWGGWILGGFMGLVVGLTLLKLASHRNRHDYEPDKTNCLSCGRCMDYCPVKN
- a CDS encoding PQQ-binding-like beta-propeller repeat protein, yielding MNWTINDKMNLAKGITWIAALFSLVVSLMLIANYLQLESVDPLESPALQTLVEQLHDHPNDEVLKENIRALDLLIRKAYFTSQWQIRTGAYLLIFSVLVFVLAIRYQKSLRSGLEELESIEKDAFLDKQLARKWLVYSGLGLFVFALLAGFLSNDLLDSYEPKGALADNQAASNVEVIDVQPVAVAEQAEVETATKEKQVEAIPEEEVSNSQTDHDSQQDNSQPEIAKKEEPKAQVAQTPAKSAVPTEEEFRENYPFFRGPDGNGITYKTNVPDKFDAAAGENVLWKVQVPKHGYNSPIVWGDKLFVSGADKEAREVYCYDTKNGDLLWQAKADQISGSPAKMPSVTEDTGLAASTMATNGNAVFAIFGTGDLIALDFEGKRLWAKNLGVPDNHYGHSSSLIIYKDKLIVQYDTNRGSKVMALNTADGSAQWETVRDVRISWASPVLADVDGQAQLILNAEPLVAGYDPETGKELWTVECMMGEVGPSVGYSDGMVYAANEYATLAAIKVGEQAEIVWEDSEYLPEVASPLAADGFLIIATSYGVVACYDAKDGAKYWEQEYGDGIYASPVYADGNVYLMDMGGDLHVFKLGKEFQLVAESSLGERSVCSPVFAQGKMFLRGFNHLYCIGN